The nucleotide sequence GACTGCCCCAATCGGTGTATAGAATGATGTATCAATTTGTTTCTTTTGAAGGCCTTCATACGTATCATCCACTGTTAAAGAAACAGGAACAGCTCCGATCGATTTTTCGAGTTCTGTTTCACTTTTTCCGCTCGCGCGCATTTTTGTTTTTTTCAAATCATCAACAGATTTAATTGGTTTTGTAGCGAACAAATCATACGGGTCAGTTGTTATCGGATCGAAAACGATTACATCTTTTGATAACGTTTCGTTTGCGTATTTCTCCCCGAATTTTTTCATTACTTTCGCAGCATCTTCAGCGTTATCAAAAGCAAACGGCAAGTTTCCAATCGTATACGGGAACATATCCGTATCGTAAAAATAGTTTGCTACTGCAAGGCTAAGCTCGTAAACGCCGCCTTTCACATCTTGGTATACGGATGAAGATTTTCCTAATGAACCGCCATGGTACAGATTAACCTTCACTCTACCTTCTGTTTTTTCTTCTACCATTTCTTTCCAAGGATCAAATACGTTGTAAACATAATGGTGCATCGATGGGTTCCAGTTGTTTACGTTAAGTTCGTATACTTTACCTGAACTTTCATCCTTTTTCTCACCTTCGCCACTGTTAGCGCTTTCATTTCCGCCGGAATTTTTACTTCCACAGGCTGTTAGCGCTAACAATAAACCAAGTAGTAAAACAACAAATCCTAAAAAACTCTTTCTCTTTGAAAACATTGTTCTCCCCCTCATTTTTTCTTACTAGATTGAGATGTTTTGCAATTCTCAATATTTACCGGAATAGCGTACCACTTTTCTATTCCTTGAAAAAGATAATATCATAGGAAAATTAATAGTTCAACAAACTTTTACAAAATAATTATTTTCCAACAATTCTATAAAGTATTAATTTACCATATAGAAAAACAAAAACCTGGAAAGGCAGCTACTTTCCAGGTTGAAATTTAAAGCATTCGGTTTGAGATTTCTTTTGCAGTTTCTTTTGTTTTTTCGATATAAGCTGGGATTTTTTCTTGATTTAATCTGGCGGTAGGAATCGTTAATGTTAGTCCGGCAATCACTTCGTTCAGACGGTTCTTTATTGGAGCACTTATTGAAAAAGCGCCTTTCACTCTTTCTCCATTGCTTATTGCATAACCCTCTTCACGAATTTTCTTCAGTTCTTTTTTTAGCTGTGGCTTGCTCGTAATTGTCCTGTCTGTTTTTTTCTGAAGCGTTATTTCGTTAAGCAACTTCTCCAGTTTTTCAGGAGATAAATAAGCCATTAATACTTTTGCCGAAGCCCCGGCATAGAGCGGCGACGTTTGTCCCACATGGATAAGTGTCGTCAGTTCATGATCGCTCGGTACGTATCCTATACACTTTCTTTGATTTTCATGAATAATACTTAACGAAACGGATTCGCCAAATTCTTCTTTTAACTTTTCCATAAAGGGTTTTGCTGTCGATAGCAATTGTGAATTTTTCTCAACAAGCTGGCCTAAAAAATACAACTCTATGCCAAGCTGGTATGTTTTATGTTTATCATCTTTATCTAATAACCTATGTTGAACGAGTGTATTTAAAATTCTCTGCAAGCTTGATTTTGAAACATTTAGTTTCCGATGAAGATCGGCCAATGATAATTCTTTCTCATTGATAGAAAACGATTTCAAAATTTTTATTGCCCGATCGATGGTCTGCATTGTTTCTTCTTTCGACATGACTTCTTCCCCAATCAATAGAGTAGGTTATCTTTACTATTAAGGGTAATGGATCTTCTTTTATTTGTCTATAAATCCCTATCTCTTTTCGGCTAGCTTTTTTGTAATAAGGAAAACGCTGACGCGTCTTTCCTGGAGGTGAGAGGTGGGATTGGTATAAATTGGCGAATTGCCAATTTATACTTTTTTTCAAAAAAAAAGCTTCATTCATTGTTAAAGTGGCGGGCAAGTTCTTTCACTACTGGAATACTTTTTCTCTCTTTTCGATCAAACATTACATTTGTAACAAAAGCTTCAGTAATCATATCCCCTTGCTCATTATAAATCTCTTGTTTATGATCAAAGCTCGTATTCCCTAAACGGATTGGAATTGTTTTAATCTTCAATCTATCTCTTAATTTCGCTTCTTTTATAAACGTTATATTTAGTTTGACAACAACTGTACCGTATTGATGTTTCTTCATTTCTTCAAATGAAAAGCCCGCTTCCCGATACCAATCCCCGCGTCCCTTTTCCAAGTATGTAACATAGACACTATTATTGACATGTTCGAGTTCATCGATGTCTTCTTCTTTTACGATGATTTCTGTCGTCGTTTCCATTTTCCAACACCTCTTTAATCCAACTTTTTCTAAAATTCATTAAATTAATCTTAGTCTCTTTTGCCACGTTATTTTTTCAATTATTGTAGCAGCCATTATGATATTCGTTGCATAAAAGTACTTTGGATTCACTATATTTAAGTCTACCATATTCTTTAGGCGGTCTATAGCATTTTTGATAAGAATAATCGCCCGCTTCTTCATTTTTTTCTTCAATGGCTTAACTACTAATCCAAAGAAAAATGGAAACGCAGTGTCGCGTTTCCATTTTCATTCACTTTTAGCTTCTTCTAAAATCTTCTGTTCTATATATTTTCTACTATTAGCAACATAGCTTGCTGCACCTTGCTGAATTCTCTTTTGTTGTTCTTCAGACAAGTTTCGAATTACTTTAGCGGGAACACCGGCAACGAGGACACCGGGCTCGATGACTTTGCCTTCTGGAACAAGACTTCCAGCGGCAACGAGAGAACCTTCACCAATGACAGCACCATTTAGTATTGTTGCGCCCATCCCGATAAGCGCTCCGTCTTTCACTTCACAGCCATGCAAAATCACATTATGCCCGACAGTGACATTTTCACCGACCGTCGTACGATAATCCGGATCGGCGTGAACGATGGTTCCGTCCTGCACACTCGATCCTTTGCCGATTTTTATTTGCTCATAATCTCCTCTTAGAACAGCATTAAACCAAATCGAAACGTTCTCTTCCAATACAATGTCGCCGATTAACTTAGCGCCCGGCGCGACATACACAGATGGGTGCAACTTTGGTGTTTTGCCATTAAAAGTATATTTCATTTTACCTTTCCCCTTTCTAAAATGGCCTTTTAATAAAGAATCCTATATTTCCCCTTCGAATTAAATGTCCTATCCATTTTTTAAGCCATAGCTTAACGATTGCCCTTGTATAAGGAATTAACAGGAAAAGGCCAGCAATATCAGTAACAAAGCCTGGGGTTAAAAGGAAAACTCCCCCGGCTAGTACACAAATCCCATCGAGAATAGCTTCTGTCGGCATATCCCGATTTTGGATTTGGACTTGAGCAAGGTGAAGGACTTGAAGGCCTTGGCGTTTTGCCAACCAAGCGCCAAGAATCCCTGTTGCAAGAATAATGAAAAGTGTCCATCCAACGCCTATTTTGCTGCCTGTCCATATTAAAACCGTAATTTCAATCGCTGGTACAAGAATAATTAATGCCAATACTATACGAAACATTGAAGAACTCCTCTTCAGTAAGAATGTTCGCTAACTTTTAAAAAAGAGAAGGCGCAAATCCCTTCTCTTATCCCCGATTTCTACCAGTCCGGCTTCTGACATCTGACTTCCGTTTATATAACACTTGTATACCCATCGTAGATATCGCCTTTATACGTATCGACTGTAATTTCTTGATCGTCTTTTAAAATACTTGTTGCGTTCTCAACACCTACAATAACCGGTACGCCAAGGCTTAGCCCGACGACGGCGGCATGGCTTGTCAGCCCGCCTTCTTCTGTTAAAACAGCCGCTGCTTTTTTGAATGCTTCAATCATTTCTTTGTCCGTTCCATAGGTGACTAAAATCGCGCCTTCTTTCATCTTTTCATTCGCTTCGATGTGGTCTTTTGCAATGACGACTTTTCCAGATACTGTTTTGCGGCCGATGCCTTGCCCTTTTGCTATGATATCGCCAATCACATGCACTTTCAGCAAGTTGGTCGTTCCGATTTCTCCAACGGGTACACCGGCTGAGATCACAACTAAATCTCCCCGTTTTACCACACCTGTATTTAATGCTTCTGCCACGGTGATTTCCAGCATTTCATCGGTGGTTTCCGCACGTTTGCCGAGCTTTGGAATAATTCCCCATACGAGAGATAGTTTCCGGCACACTCCTTGATAGCTAGTAACCGCAATAATTGGTGCCTTTGGGCGGAATTTGGAGATCATTCTTGCGGTATGTCCACTTTCGGTTGCAGTTATGATTGCCGAGGCGTCCAAATTAAGTGCGGTGTATGAGACAGATTGGCTAATTGCATTTGTCGTTGTAATAAAACTTTCCCTGCTTCTGTTTCTTAAGATTTCTCGATAATCGAGTGCTTGTTCAGTACGGGAGGCAATTTTATGCATCGTTTCAACCGTCTCTACCGGGTACTTGCCTGCTGCCGTTTCCCCCGACAGCATAATTGCGTCTGTCCCATCAAATATGGCATTTGCAACATCGCTCGCCTCGGCTCTTGTTGGCCTTGGATTTCGCGTCATTGAATCAAGCATTTGTGTAGCGGTAATAACTGGCTTGCCTGCTGTATTGCATTCGTGAATAAGCATTTTTTGTACGAGGGGCACTTCTTCTGCAGGAATTTCAACGCCAAGATCGCCTCTTGCAACCATAAGGCCATCAGAAACTTCTAAAATTCCGGCGATGTTATCGACACCTTCCTGATTTTCGATTTTAGGAATGATATGTATGGACGTTGCATCGTTTTTTTCTAATATTTCCCGAATTTCCAGAACGTCTGAAGATCTTCTTACAAATGAAGCGGCGATAAAATCAACGCCATATTTGATGCCGAATTCGATATCTTCCGCGTCTTTTTCCGTAATTCCGGGCAAATTAACCCTGACATTTGGAACATTAACCCCTTTTGTGTTTGTCAGTGTGCCACCATTTAAAATTCTTGTTTTTATTTCTTTCGTAGATTTTTCGATGACTTCAAGTTCAATTAGCCCGTCATCAAGCAAAATTCTGTCTCCTGCCTTGACGTCTTGTGCCAATCCAGTATAGGTTACTGAAATTTTTTCGGGGGTGCCTATGACTTCATCCATTGAAATAATGAGCTCTTTTCCTTCTTCTAGCTTGATTTCACCGTTTTCCATCATCCCCGTACGAATTTCCGGCCCTTTCGTATCGAGTAAGATGGCAATTGTTTTGCCGGCTTGTTCCTCCGCTTCCCGAATATTATTTATACGCGCGAGATGTTCTTCATGATTGCCATGGGAAAAGTTTAAACGGGCAACATTCATGCCAGCATTGATTAATTTAACGAGCATCTCTACACTGTCGCTTGCTGGTCCAATTGTACATACAATTTTTGTTTTTCGCATGATTATGAGGACCTCCTTAGGCTTTTCTAGATCGATAATTGTTGAGCCAACTGATACATTGAGCGGTTAATTTCGCGGCCTGCTGACAAAACTTCACTTATTGAACGTTCAACAATTTGATTGTTATACAAGCCTACTGCCTTGTTGTAGTTCCCATTAACGAGCAATTCAACGGCTTTTGCTCCGAACCTGCTAGCTAAAACACGATCAAAGGCTGTAGGTGAACCGCCCCGTTGAATATGACCTAGAATAGTTACCTTTGTTTCAAGATTGCTTTCAGCTTGAATTTGTTTTGCAACAGCAACGGCACTTGCAATACCTTCCGCCACAACGATAATGCTATGCTTTTTTCCTCTATTGTACCCTCTTTTGATTTTTTCAACGATTTGATGCAAATCATAACTTTCCTCCGGAATTAAAATTGATTCTGCACCACCGGCAAGCCCGGACCATAGCGCAAGGTTTCCAGCATCTTTGCCCATCACTTCAATAACGAAAATACGTTCCAATGATGTTGCTGTATCACGAATTTTATCAATAGCTTCGATGACTGTATTAAGCGCGGTATCAAAGCCGATTGAATAGTCTGTAAGAGGGATGTCGTTGTCAATTGTAGCAGGAAGGGCAATCGTAGGAAAGCCATCCTCAGCCAGCTTATGGGCCCCTTTGAAGGTTCCATCCCCTCCTATAACGATTAACCCTTCGATTTTGTGTTCCTGAAGGTGGCGCAACGCTTTTTTTCTTCCTTCTTCTGTTTGGAATTCGGGACACCTTGCCGTTTGAAGAATCGTCCCTCCCCGGTGAATAATGTCCCCAACCGTTCCAAGTTCTAGCTTTTTTATGTTTCCTTTTATTAATCCGGCATATCCGTTATAGATACCATTCACTTCTATATCATGGTAGATTGCTTTTCTGACGACTGCCCGGATGCAGGCGTTCATTCCAGGAGAATCTCCACCGCTTGTCAATAATCCGATTCGATTCAAGTTTAAAGCACCCCTAAATGACCCGTTAATCGTTGGCAATGCTTACCGAGCTTTTTATAAACGTGTACTCACCGATTTTACGGAATTTTTCATAACGCGTTGAAACTAGTTCTTCGCTTGATAATAGCAAAAGCTCATCAAGTGATTTTTTTAAAACGGCATCAATCGCACCTGCTTGCTTTTGCATATTTCGATGTGCTCCGCCTTTAACCTCTGGAATGATTTCATCGATAATGCCGAGCGCGAAAAGGTCTGGTGCCGTAATTTTCATCGTTTCTGCTGCCAGCTTTGCTTGAGATGCATCTTTCCACAGTAATGCAGCTGCGCCTTCAGGAGAAATAACGGAGTATGTCGAGTTTTCCAGCATGTGAATCCGATCTGCAATGCCTAATGCCAGCGCTCCACCACTTCCGCCTTCTCCTATTACAATGCAAATGACAGGCACAGACAGCCCGGATAACTCCACCAAATTTCGCGCAATCGCTTCACTCTGCCCTCTTTCTTCTGCTTCTTTGCCAGGGTAAGCGCCCTTTGTATCAATAAACGTGATGACCGGGCGGTGAAACTTCTCAGCTTGTTTCATTAAACGGAGCGCTTTCCGATAGCCTTCCGGATGTGGCATGCCGAAGTTTCTTCGAATATTTTCCTTTGTATCTTTCCCTCGTTGATGGCCAATGATCGTGACAGGTTTGCCATCGTATTTCGCAATCCCTCCGACGATCGCTTCATCGTCACCGTACAGGCGATCTCCGTGAAGTTCTATAAAATCTGTAAAAAGGTGCTCGATATAATCCAGCGTTGTCGGCCGTTCTTGATAGCGTGCGATCTGCACGCGGGACCAGGGCTGTAAGTTCTCATAGGTTTCATCTTCCAATTCTTTAAGCCGTTCTTCCAAATGTTTTAATTCTGCAGTCAAGTCAATGTCTTTTTCTTCCATAAAGGCTTTCAGTTCATTGATTTTTGTTTTCAGATCATTGATTGGGCGTTCAAATTCCAGTTCAGGCACGATTTTCCCCTCCTGGCCGGTGCATATCTAAAATTTTGGCTAATGTTTCTTTCATTTCTCCCCGAGGGATAACCCGGTCCAATTGACCGTGCTTCATTAAAAATTCTGCTGTTTGAAAATCGTTTGGCAGCTTTTCTCTTATCGTTTGTTCTATAATTCTTCTTCCGGCAAAACCAATGAGTGCACCGGGTTCCGCGAAGTTGAAATCTCCGACCGAAGCGAAGCTTGCAGAAACGCCGCCTGTTGTTGGATGGGTCATAACTGAGATGAATAAGCCCCCATTGTCGCTGAAACGTTTTAATGCAACACTCGTTTTGGCCATCTGCATTAAGCTTAAAACACCTTCTTGCATTCGCGCACCACCGGAAGCTGTAAAAATGATAAACGGGATATTTTTTTTGTCAGCCTGTTCAATGGCCCGAGTAATCTTCTCGCCAACGACCGATCCCATGCTGCCCATTCTGAAACGTGCATCCATTACTGCCAATACGGTTGGATTTGAGTCAATTAAGCCTTCTCCTGTTACAACAGCTTCATTTAGTTCGGAAACTTCCCGATCTTTTTCAAGGCGTTCGATATAGTTTGGAAAATGAAGCGGATTTTCAGAAATCATATTTACGTCGTATTCGATAAATGAATCATCATCAAGCAAACTTTCTATACGCTCATAGGCTGTTAAAGGCATATGATACCCACATGATTGGCAAACATTCCAAGTTTTCTTCAATTCTTTTGAATAAATAATATGTTTGCATTGGGGACACTTCTTCATAATCCCTTCTGGTACTTCCTGTTTCAGTCTCTCAGAAGGAACTGTTGCATACTTTTTCTTTTTTGCAAAAAAGTCTTTGATCAATTGGGACCTTCCTTTCCCGCAAATACTAAGAAAATCTCATATTTTTAGCACTTGTCTCTATATTATTCTAACCGATGAACGTTTGAAAAATCTAGTGTTTCTCATATTCATGACAAAGCTTGACAAATGTTGATGGGATTAGAGTTTTTTTCAGCGATAACGAGCTGTGGAAATGGGAAACAGGCAGCTCTCGCTTTTTACACATAAAAAAGCGGAGAAGATGAACTTCTCCGTTCTAAAAAGCAAATATTATTTTTCTCCGATAATCGCAAGTCTTCGTGTTTTTTCTGCTATCTCTTCAGGATCGACTTCGATTCTTGCCACCCCTGATGACATTGCCGTCGTTGCAACGGCTGCAGCCACCGCAGGTGCAACTCGAGGATCAAAAGGCGCTGGAATAACGTAATCAGCAGACAATTCTTCGTCAGATATTAGTGAAGCGATTGCATATACAGCGGCCTCTTTCATTTCTTCATTGATTTCAAGTGCCCTTACATCAAGTGCTCCGCGGAAAATCCCTGGAAATGCCAAAACATTGTTGACTTGGTTTGGATAATCCGAACGGCCTGTTCCAATGACTTTTGCTCCCGCTGCTTTTGCTTCATCAGGCAAAATTTCCGGATTTGGATTTGCCATCGCAAAGATAATCGGATCTTCATTCATTGAACGAATCATCTCTTGAGTCAAAGCACCTTCAACAGATACACCAATGAACACGTCAGTGCCTTTAATCACTTCTTCAAGCGTACCTGCTTTTTTCTTATGATTCGTAAATTTAGCTACTTCTTCCTTCATAGGGTTCATTCCAACAGGACGTCCTTCATAAACTGCTCCCTTGGAATCGCACATGATAATATCTTTCACACCAAATCGATTCAAAAGCTTAATAACGGCAATTCCTGCAGCACCTGCACCATTTACGACAACTTTTACATCTGAGATCATTTTATTTGTAAGCTTGAGTGCGTTAACAAGGCCTGCTAACGTAACAATGGCAGTGCCATGTTGATCATCATGAAAGATCGGAATGTTCGTTTCAGCTTTTAACCTTTCTTCGACTTCAAAGCATTCCGGTGCTTTGATATCTTCCAAATTTACCCCACCGAAAGTTGGTTCAAGCAGCTTAACTGTTTCTACAATCTCGTCAACACTGTTCGTATTTAGACAAATAGGAAAACCGTCTACGCCGGCAAAGCTTTTAAATAATACAGCCTTGCCTTCCATTACAGGAAGCGAAGCTTCAGGGCCGATATCACCAAGTCCGAGAACAGCCGTTCCATTTGAAACGACAGCAACCATATTCCCTTTCATTGTATATTCATATACTTTACTCGGATCTTTATTGATTTCCATGCATGGCTCGGCCACACCTGGGGAATATGCAAGACTTAAATCCTTTGCATCCCGCACTTCAATTTTCGATTTTGATTCAAGCTTTCCTTGGTTTTTACGGTGTATATGTAACGCTTCTTCTCGCAAGGTCGACAAAGAAGTTACACCCCTTTTCTCAACAGTCTCTGTCACTCCAACAACACCTCAATTCTCTGTAATTCCAAGTCCGAAAACTTGTGCTCACCTTTTCAAACTTTAAATAAAAAGTAAGATTGTATTCACGGCTCCTAAGCTATTTCTTCCTTTGTTTGAAAAAAGTTATACTTTATATAATATAACAACAAACATCTAGTTGTAAACAAGTTTTTGCATCATTTCTGAAAATTTTGATAGGCGTATCAAATGCGCCTTTACGTATTTGCGCCCAGATTTTATCGAGCCTTTCTCGATAAACGGGCCTTATTAAGGGAGTAGCATGTTATTCCCCATTTAGACCTCTTCGATTCTTCGAAGCCTTGAGGTGGGGGACTTCTGAATGAAGTTAAAACATAATATTTTTTTCACCGATAAGCATTTTTATCTCGTTCAAACATTCATTGGACGCCGAAATCGAATACTGCTTCGACAATTGTCTTACTCGCTTTTCTTCCTCATAATAAAGATAAACGGGAAAATCCCCCGGATGCTTCTTTAAAACATGTTGAATAAGCGTAAGGGTTTTTTGATTTTGATGTTTCTGTTCAATCTTTAAAAAAATTTTTTTCGTTGCATTTTTCACTAGTTCTTCTACCTTCATTGCCTTTTCTGCAATGATTTTAACGCCATCTTCACCCTTATTCTCAACTTTTCCTTCGATATATAATAAAGCTTCAGGGGTGAGTATCTCATTTATTTTGCTGAAAACTTTTGGAAAAACGACAATCTCCGCCTCGCCTGAATGATCACTTCCCTTCAAAAACGCCATTTGATCGCCTTTTTTTGTTTTTATTGGTTTTACATTTTCAACCATTACAGCAACTCTTACTGAATTGACATTCGGGATATTTTTTAAATCGGAAAGAAATGTATGCGGGAATTGCCAAAGCAGGTTGCTGTAGCGTTGCAGTGGATGGCCACTCAAATAAAACCCAAACACTTCTTTTTCGTGTGCCAACCTTTCATCTTCGCTAAGAGGCGGAACGTCAACATACGTAAACCCACTCTCATCAGGCTTAAAAAAACCAATTTGATTTGCATTCTTTTGCTCTTTTTCCGCGTCCTCAAGCGCATCGTCAAGCGTGGCCAGCAAACTGCCCCGTTCAACCCCAAATTCATCGAAAGCGCCGGATAAGATTAACGACTCCAATGTGCGCTTATTGACATTTTTCAACGATACCCTTCTGCACAAATCAAACAAATCTTTATAGTCCCCGAGCTGTCGGCGATTTTTTATGATTTCATTTATCGCCTGCAAACCAACATTTTTAATGGCAAGCAAACCAAATTGGATGCCGCCTTTATCCATTGTAAAAAAGGCATGGCTTTTATTGATTGAAGGAGGATAGATTTCAATTCCTTTCCTTCTCAGCTCAGAAATGTAACTTGCAAGCTTTTCCTGGTTTCCGATCACACTTGATAACAACGCAGCAAAAAATGCGACAGGTTCATTCGCTTTCAAAAAAGCAAGCTGGTAAGCAATCATACTGTAAGCAACAGCATGGCTTCGATTAAACCCATAGTTGGCAAATTTTACAAGTAAATTGTAAATGTCTACAGCCATATGCTCGCCATATCCATTTTTCACACAACCGGCTACAAAATGCTCCCGTTCTTTTTCTAATATGTCTCGTTTTTTCTTAGAAATTGCCCTTCTTAATAAATCGGCTTCCCCTAATGAAAATCCTGCCATCATTGATGCAATTTGCATAATTTGTTCCTGGTAGACGATAACGCCGTACGTCTTCTTTAAGACAGGTTCAAGATCAGGATGGGGATAAGATACTCGGCGTTTTCCATGCTTTGCGGCAATATAGGCCGGAATGTTTTCCATCGGTCCCGGCCGATACAAGGCATTCACGGCTACGATATCTTCAAATTCACTCGGTTTTAAATTCGTTAACACTTGGCGCATTCCGGAAGATTCCAATTGAAAGATGCCCGTTGTATCACCTGCGCTTAGCAAGTCAAATGTTTTTTGATCGTTGTACGGGATCATGTCAAGCTGCAATTTTCTTCCTGTGCTTTTTTCGATGTTGTGAAGGATGTCTTCGATAAGCGATAGATTTCGGAGACCGAGAAAATCCATCTTTAATAATCCGATCTCTTCCAAATCCTCCATCGGAAACTGGGTTAATGCAATGTTTTCATGCCCAGCTCGAATCGCAATGACATCAGTAAGAGGTTTTTCGCTAATGACAACTCCCGCCGCATGCGTTGAGGAATGTCGCGGAAACCCTTCAATCTTACAGGCGAGTTCAAACACTTTCTTTGCATCTTCTGAACGGTTTATTAATTTTTCTAATTCAGGAGACTCTTTGAACGCTTTTTCTAACGTTATTCCCTGCCTTGAAGGAATCCGCTTTGCCAGCTGGTCAATCGTTTTCTGTTCAACGTCAAGCAGCCGCCCCGCATCCCGAACCGACGCCCTTGCCGCAAGCGTACCGAACGTTATAATTTGGGCAACATGTTCTTTCCCATATTTTCGCCCTACATATTCAATCACTTCATCTCTTCTCGTATCTGAAAAATCGATATCAATATCTGGCATTGAAACACGCTCTGGATTTAAAAAACGTTCGAACAACAACTCATGTTTCATCGGATCGACATGTGTAATATAAAGAACATACGCGACGAGAGAGCCTGCGGCTGACCCTCTTCCCGGACCTGTTAAAATTCCATTGTCCCTAGCATATTTCATAAAATCCCAAACAATTAAAAAGTAATCATTAAATCCCATGTCATCGATCACGGACAGTTCATACTCTATGCGTTCTATAATTTCATTGGTCACATCGTTGTAACGTGCTTGCAGTCCTTGAAAACACAAATTACGCAATGCTTCTTTCGATGAAATATGAGGAGGCAGTGGAAATTTAGGCAAGATGGGTTTGCCAAGCGATAAGGTTAGAATGCATTCATCAGCAATTTTAGCGCTGTTTTCCATCGCTTCAAAATAGTTGTCTTCCAGTGCCTCTGCCATTTCTTCAGTAGATTTTAAATAAAATTCAGCATTATTTATTGATAATAGCCCTGTCCCTCTTTTTATTGCCAGAAGGGCTTCGTATGCAATCGCATCCCCTTTTTCTACATAATGAACATTGTTCGTGGCGGCGAGTGGAGCGCCAATTTTTTCTGCCAATCTGGCAGTCAGTTTATTTACTTTCGCCTCTTCAGGTAGCCCGTGGTCCACAATTTCAAGGAAAAAATGCTCCTTATCAAATATCCTTTTAAACAAATTGGCAATTCCTAAAGCTTGGTCGTATTCTTCGTGAAGAAGGCATTGTCCGATTTCTCCATCGAGCCCAGCCGACAGCGCAAAAATGCCTTCCGTATAGTTGGACAATGTTTCGATATGAATCGCTTTGGTTTGCTCATTTTCCTTTAATTGAATCTGGCTGCTAATTTTTAACAAATGACGGTATCCTATTTCATTTTTTGCCAAGAGTACAAGAGGATAGCTCCGGCCATTTTTTACCGAACTTGTCATTACGTTCGCTTCCAGTCCTATAATCGGTTTGATTTCTGCCTTTCGACAAGCCTTGTAAAATGGTATTGTTCCATACATTACATTTTTGTCGGTTATCGCAAGAGAGTTGAATCCGAGCCGCTTTGCCTGCGCAACAAGCTTTTCGAGGCGGCACGCACTTTCCAATAGGCTGTATTCGCTATGTATTCGCAAATGTGTGAATCTCATTGGAAATCCTTCCTTAGTTAGA is from Pueribacillus theae and encodes:
- the accA gene encoding acetyl-CoA carboxylase carboxyl transferase subunit alpha, with protein sequence MVPELEFERPINDLKTKINELKAFMEEKDIDLTAELKHLEERLKELEDETYENLQPWSRVQIARYQERPTTLDYIEHLFTDFIELHGDRLYGDDEAIVGGIAKYDGKPVTIIGHQRGKDTKENIRRNFGMPHPEGYRKALRLMKQAEKFHRPVITFIDTKGAYPGKEAEERGQSEAIARNLVELSGLSVPVICIVIGEGGSGGALALGIADRIHMLENSTYSVISPEGAAALLWKDASQAKLAAETMKITAPDLFALGIIDEIIPEVKGGAHRNMQKQAGAIDAVLKKSLDELLLLSSEELVSTRYEKFRKIGEYTFIKSSVSIAND
- the accD gene encoding acetyl-CoA carboxylase, carboxyltransferase subunit beta; translated protein: MIKDFFAKKKKYATVPSERLKQEVPEGIMKKCPQCKHIIYSKELKKTWNVCQSCGYHMPLTAYERIESLLDDDSFIEYDVNMISENPLHFPNYIERLEKDREVSELNEAVVTGEGLIDSNPTVLAVMDARFRMGSMGSVVGEKITRAIEQADKKNIPFIIFTASGGARMQEGVLSLMQMAKTSVALKRFSDNGGLFISVMTHPTTGGVSASFASVGDFNFAEPGALIGFAGRRIIEQTIREKLPNDFQTAEFLMKHGQLDRVIPRGEMKETLAKILDMHRPGGENRA
- a CDS encoding NAD(P)-dependent malic enzyme; amino-acid sequence: MSTLREEALHIHRKNQGKLESKSKIEVRDAKDLSLAYSPGVAEPCMEINKDPSKVYEYTMKGNMVAVVSNGTAVLGLGDIGPEASLPVMEGKAVLFKSFAGVDGFPICLNTNSVDEIVETVKLLEPTFGGVNLEDIKAPECFEVEERLKAETNIPIFHDDQHGTAIVTLAGLVNALKLTNKMISDVKVVVNGAGAAGIAVIKLLNRFGVKDIIMCDSKGAVYEGRPVGMNPMKEEVAKFTNHKKKAGTLEEVIKGTDVFIGVSVEGALTQEMIRSMNEDPIIFAMANPNPEILPDEAKAAGAKVIGTGRSDYPNQVNNVLAFPGIFRGALDVRALEINEEMKEAAVYAIASLISDEELSADYVIPAPFDPRVAPAVAAAVATTAMSSGVARIEVDPEEIAEKTRRLAIIGEK
- a CDS encoding DNA polymerase III subunit alpha yields the protein MRFTHLRIHSEYSLLESACRLEKLVAQAKRLGFNSLAITDKNVMYGTIPFYKACRKAEIKPIIGLEANVMTSSVKNGRSYPLVLLAKNEIGYRHLLKISSQIQLKENEQTKAIHIETLSNYTEGIFALSAGLDGEIGQCLLHEEYDQALGIANLFKRIFDKEHFFLEIVDHGLPEEAKVNKLTARLAEKIGAPLAATNNVHYVEKGDAIAYEALLAIKRGTGLLSINNAEFYLKSTEEMAEALEDNYFEAMENSAKIADECILTLSLGKPILPKFPLPPHISSKEALRNLCFQGLQARYNDVTNEIIERIEYELSVIDDMGFNDYFLIVWDFMKYARDNGILTGPGRGSAAGSLVAYVLYITHVDPMKHELLFERFLNPERVSMPDIDIDFSDTRRDEVIEYVGRKYGKEHVAQIITFGTLAARASVRDAGRLLDVEQKTIDQLAKRIPSRQGITLEKAFKESPELEKLINRSEDAKKVFELACKIEGFPRHSSTHAAGVVISEKPLTDVIAIRAGHENIALTQFPMEDLEEIGLLKMDFLGLRNLSLIEDILHNIEKSTGRKLQLDMIPYNDQKTFDLLSAGDTTGIFQLESSGMRQVLTNLKPSEFEDIVAVNALYRPGPMENIPAYIAAKHGKRRVSYPHPDLEPVLKKTYGVIVYQEQIMQIASMMAGFSLGEADLLRRAISKKKRDILEKEREHFVAGCVKNGYGEHMAVDIYNLLVKFANYGFNRSHAVAYSMIAYQLAFLKANEPVAFFAALLSSVIGNQEKLASYISELRRKGIEIYPPSINKSHAFFTMDKGGIQFGLLAIKNVGLQAINEIIKNRRQLGDYKDLFDLCRRVSLKNVNKRTLESLILSGAFDEFGVERGSLLATLDDALEDAEKEQKNANQIGFFKPDESGFTYVDVPPLSEDERLAHEKEVFGFYLSGHPLQRYSNLLWQFPHTFLSDLKNIPNVNSVRVAVMVENVKPIKTKKGDQMAFLKGSDHSGEAEIVVFPKVFSKINEILTPEALLYIEGKVENKGEDGVKIIAEKAMKVEELVKNATKKIFLKIEQKHQNQKTLTLIQHVLKKHPGDFPVYLYYEEEKRVRQLSKQYSISASNECLNEIKMLIGEKNIMF